The window TTGTTAATAAGACAAAAGGGTGATTTTTTTATAAATGAAGATGAAAAAAAAATATATATAGATACATTAAATTTTATTGTAAAAAACTATAATGTTGAAATATATGGGTATATACTTCAACCCAGTGAAATATATATTTTTTTAAAAAGTAGCCAAATTTCAAAAAATATGCAAACTTTAAATTCTACTTTCATAAGACGTAGAAATAAATTAAGAGAGACAAAAGAAAAGAGTAAAATTGAAAGATTTCAGGTAAGAGAGACTGATATAAGCGAATTCGATGATGTTTTAAGCTTTATTGCCAAAAACGGTGGATATATTTTTAGGCAAATGTATAAAAAAATAGATTTAGCAAAAAAAATACAAATACAAAATTTTAATAAAAGGAAAAATATGAAATTAGTTGCTTTAAATGCAAAAGAACACGGAGGGCTATCGTATCATACTGATACATTTATAAAAGCTCCTATTGCGGAAATAGTTGCTAGTGAAGCACTGGCTTGTGAAAAAGATTTTGTTATAGTTTTTTCAAATGATATTGTCCCTAGAATGGTTGTGCTTTTTGGTAAAGACACAAATATTTTAATAGACAAAAATTTTAAAGGATATATTCCGGCTACTGTTAAAAACTATCCGTTTGTTTTATCTGAATTAAACGGAGATTATATTTTATGTGTAGACATAGAGGCTCCGCAATTAAAAGGAAAAAAAGGTGAAAAGCTTTTTGTTAATGAAGAACCAAGTGATTTTCTAAAAAAAGCAATAGAGGTTATGAAAGTTTTCAATAAAGAAGTTTTAAAAACACAGGCTATTATGCAAGACTTTAAAAAAGCTGGTATTTTAATAAATAAAGAGCTAAGTGCTGATATAGAAGGTAAAAAAACCACTTTGGTAAAAGGTTTTTCAATAGTAAGTCGTAAAAAACTTAATGAATTAGATGATGCGACTTTGGCAGATTTTGCTCGTAAGGGATATATTGAACTTATTAACTCACATTTAAGAAGTCTAAGCAACTTTGAAAATTTAGCTGTTAGGATAGTTAAAAATGCAGGCAAATGAACTTAAAGAGGTTCTAAAAAAATCCAAAAAATGTATGGTATATGCTGGTATTTTTAGTGTATTTGTAAACTTACTGATGTTAACGCCGCCGCTTTATATGCTTCAGCTTTATGGTCGAGTGGTAACATCAAGAAGTTTGGATACACTCATATTTTTAACCCTGATAGTATTTGCCCTATTTGCTTTTATGGGGCTTTTTGAAATACTTAGATCTCGTGTTTTGGTTATTTTTGCTAATCAGATGGATATAAATTTGTCTAGTAGGATATATGATGCTATCTTTAAAATGGCTGCAAAAAATCCCGGCAGAGCTACCTCACAAGCAATGGGTGATTTAAATACTCTAAAACAATACTTGAGTACAAATGGAGTTTTTGCTTTTTTAGATGCACCATGGTTACCTTTTTATATTTTTATTCTATTTTTATTCCATCCATACTATGGATATTTTAGTATTTTTGCTGCAATTATATTACTTATACTGGCTATTTTAAATGAAAATACTACAAAAGATGGATTGAAGAAATCAAATGATTCATACAAGAGTTCAATTAAATTTATTGATACAAATTTAAGAAATTCAGAAGTTATTTATGCTATGGGTATGAACAAAAATCTAAAAAAAATATGGAAAGACCGTCACGATAACTTTTTAAATGCACATTCTGATACTAGTATTAGGGCAGGCGTCTATACTAATTTAAGCAAAACGTTTCGTATAGCATCTCAGTCTGCAATGCTTGGCATAGGCGCATATTTGGTTGTTAAAATGGAAATTAGTCCTGGTGCGATGATAGCTGGTTCTATTATTATGGGTCGTGCTTTGGCTCCACTTGATATTTTAATATCTAGCTGGAAAAGCTATAGAGGAGCAAGAGAGAGCTATTTAAGGCTATCTCAATTTTTGCAATCATTTCCTGAGAAAGATGAAACTCTAAAATTACCTGATCCTAAAGGTGTGATACAATTAGAGGGAGTTAGTTTAGTTCCTCCTTATTCAAAAATTCCATCTTTACACAATATAAATTTAAAACTGAATTCAGGAGAAATGTGTGCGATAATAGGTCCCTCTGCTGCTGGAAAAAGTTCACTAGCTCGTGCAATATTAGGCGTTTGGCCTGTTGCAAATGGAGTTGTTAGGATAGATGGTGCAGATATAAACCAATATGACAACGATCATCTTGGTCAATTTGTTGGTTATTTACCACAAGACGTAGAACTTTTTGATGGAAGTATAGCGGAAAATATAGCTAGATTTGGAGAACTTGATAGCGAAGCTATAGTAAAAGCTGCTAAAATGGCAAACGTACATGATATGATATTAAAACTCCCTGATGGTTATGATACCAGAATAGGTTTTAGAGGGGCAAATTTAAGTGGAGGTCAGCGTCAAAGAGTGGCATTGGCAAGAGCTCTATATAAAGATCCTAAGATTATAGTACTTGATGAACCTAACGCAAGTTTGGATGATGAAGGAGAGAGAGCACTATTTTCTACGCTTATGAGTTTAAAAACAAAAGCTACTATTATTATTATAACACATAAATTAAATGTCTTAAATGCTGTTGACAAGATAGCCGTTTTAGGCGGAGGACACCTGGTTCATTTCGGAGATAAGAATCAGGTTCTAATACAATTAAATGCTTACTCAAAAGCATCTTTAGACAAAAAGACAGCAAAAGATGTCAGCACTAATGAATCAAAGGAACATTAAATGGTATTAAAAAATGAGAGTGAAACTATAAAATTTGGGCTTTTTTCTATATTCTTACTTGTTATAATGTTCGGTGTTTGGATGGGGCTAGCCCCTTTAAATAGCGCTGCTGTAGCTGTCGGAAAAGTAAGTGTCATAGATAACAAAAAAAATATTCAACATCTTGAGGGTGGCGTAATAGATAAAATTTTTGTCAAGGATGGGGATATTGTAAAAAAAAATGATCCACTGATACAGATTAAAAACGCTAAACTCGATAGCGAAATAGAGATCAATAAAAATGAACTTTTACAAAGTAGTGTTTTAAATTCGCGCTTAGAAGCCCAAAGAGATGACTTAAAAGAGATAATTTTTCAAGATAATATTAGTAAATTTGAAAATTTTGAAAAAGCGAAAGCAAGTCAAATTAGTATTTTTAATCAACAGCGAGATCTTTTAAACAATGAAAAAGAGATATTAAATCAAAGAATCCGACAGTTAGAAAATCAAATCAAAGGCATAGAAGCTATTTTAGTAGCAAAAAATAAGCGTATTATCTCTTTAAACGAAGAAATCAAAGAGTGGGATAGGCTTTTTAAAGAGCAACTTAGCGATAAGATAAGATTAAGGGATTTAAATAGAGAAAAAACGCTAGTTGAAGGAGATATGGCAGCAGCCAATGCTGATATTTCTAGAATTAAAGTTCAAATAACCGAAACTAAGGCACAAATGATTTTAAAGGAAAGAAGCTTTAAAGACGAAGTCTTAAAAAGGCTAGAAGAGACTAAAGCTAGACTAGTTGATTTAGAACAAAAAAATAAAGTCTTACAAGATCAATTAAATAGAACTATAGTCAAGTCTCCTGTTGATGGGAGCGTGGTGGAAATGGCTTTTTATACTGTAGGCGGTGTTGTAAGACCTGGAGAAAATATAATGAGCATAGTGCCTAATGATGCTGATTATATAGTTGAAGGAAAATTAAATATTACTGACATAGATACTGTTTATGTAGGACTTTTAGCGGATTTGCGTTTTTCTGCTTTCAATAGTTCACAAAGCAGAGTGGTTGAGGGCGAAATTATTTATGTATCTGCCGATAGTTTAATAGATAATGCAGGACATCCTTTTTATGAGTTAAAAGTTAAGATTACTGAAAATGGTTTAGAGGAACTTAAAAAAAATGACTTTTTTTTGCTTCCTGGAATGCCTGTTGAAGTAATGATTAAAACAGGAGAAAGAACAGTATTAAGTTATTTCTTAAAACCATTTACTGATATGTTTAAAAGGGCTTTTAATGAAGACTAAAATTTTATTATTGTCTCTTTTCCTTGCTGCAAATGCAAGCGAAGTTAGTTTATCTACTGCTTATGAAATGGCTTTACAAAACAACAATGAACTTATACAAAATACTTTTGAAAGGCTTGCTACTACACAAAGAGTAAAGCAGGCAACTGCTGCTCTTTTACCTAGTATATCAGTTCAAGCTACATACAACATTGAAAAATATACACAAGAAGATCGTGTAAATATAAAAATAGATGAGAGTTTTTATAAATATGGTATAAATTTAAATCAGGTTATATTTAGACCCTCTTTGTGGTATCAAAAAAATCAACAGGAAATCAGAGAAGCTGGAAGTGAATTATCACTTGAATCTGTAAGACAAGAACTAGTAAAAAAAGTTGCAAAAGCGTATTTTGATTATGCCTATGCCAAACAAAAGTTAAAGCTGGCACAAAGTTATAAAGAAAGCAATGAAGCTAGGTATAACAAAATGCAAAAATCGCTAAAGTTTGGTCTTGTCAATAAAATGGATACTTTAGAATCCAAAGTTCGCTACGATGAAAGCAGACTGGAAGTAAATAAGGCAAATAGAGACATAGAGATTACAAAATTATCATTTGAAAAATTAATCGGAGAGGATATAGAAATTGGAGATATATTCTCAAATTTGAATATAGGCTTCTTTAAAGGAGTTAACATTCTCAATTTTAATAATTTGTCGGAAAATTTAGACTTGAAACAAAGCGAATTATTAGAAATTTATTCTGGCAATGAGTATAAAAAAGCTAAAGCTGAAAGATTTCCTACTGTGGATTTAAACTTAGGTTTTTTTAATCAACACTATATAGACAACTATCGTTTTAAAGATAAAACCAAAAAACTTGAAGGCTCTATTAGATTTTCTATGCCTCTTTTTACAAGTGGGTTCAATTCTGCAAAAATAGAAGAAGCAAGACTTTTACAAATTGCATCAGCACATAGACATATTAATGCACAAAAAGAGATAAATATAAAACAAAAACAAATTATGAGTGATTTTATCAGTTATATTGATAAATTTGAGATAGCGAAAGATGCTATAGGCTATGCCAAAATTTACGAGGAGTCTATTCAAAAAGGATATGAAGAGGGACTAAAAAATATAGTGGATCTTCTTGATGCTAAAGTCAGAGTGTTTAATAGTGAGAATGAACTTTTAAATGCCGGATATAAATTAATTACAGCTTATTTGGAACTTCAGCATCTAATAGGAAACGTCTCATTGTCTATGATAAAAGATCTAGAAAAAGCGTTTTTATAGTATTATATTAATATTATTTAGATATTAATTTAATATCTAAATAATATTTCTTAATGCCTTACCTATTAAAATACTCTTCATAAGTCCACCGGTGTTTCCCATATGGCTTTTTGACTGCATTATATATTGGCTATCTTTCGGGTGGATCATCCCAAGATCTATTAAACCAACGTTTTCGTTTTTATAGTAGAGTTCGTATATTCCTCTTGACGTGGCGTAAGAATTTAATTCAGAAAAAATAGGAACCATGTAAAATTTATTTTTTCCGTGTATTTTTAAAACCTCTTTAGAGTTAAATTTGAGGTTATCGTCTTGATAATTTAAGTCCGCCTTAATATCAGAATAAAGCGATTTTAAACTGTATTCTGGATCATATAGCGTTATGCTATTATTATCCCACTTTAAAAATTTGCTATTAGCTAAATTACTTTGATCTTTCATGCTATGCCAACTAGGATTTATATATTTTTCCATATACTCTTCATAAATCTTAGGGGATTTTAAATACAATCCATTTTCTTTTAGTTTTAATGAAATTAGGTTATAAATACTGTTAAAAGCTGTAAAAGATAAATAGCGATTATAAAGATTGTCTTCTAAGCTTTTATTATATGCTTTAAAATTTTTATCTCCCCACTCTATCATCTCATGCCATCCACTATATAAAGCGCCAAGTTCGTCTGAGCTTCTCTCTTGTGTCCAGTTATCGAATGACAAGACAACTATTCCATTGTCTTTAAGGTAATATTTTGCTATTTTATCAAATAGTTTTGCCGTTTTAGCGTTTAAAAAATTTCCTTCATAAGCATAAATAGCTATTTTTTTGCCGGTTATCTGCTCTATAACAGATGGGATCACTCCCCATGCTAGCGTGCTATCTCCAAAAAATAAAATATCTATAGATTTTGCTTTTTCATAGAAAATGTCATGCTTTTTATAATTTATTGGAAATCTTTGATTACGAACGTGTCTGGTAAAATTTAAGTCGAGATTATAGTTTTTTGCAATGGTTAAAAAGTCATCATATAAAGGATTCTCTGCCGCTACAAGATTTTCTTGCCATTTCTCTTTTGTTTTTATAATTAATTGAAAAGAAATAGAAAAAACTAAAGCGAACATCAAAGAATAGATTATTATGTTACTAAAATTATTTTTTATTTCTATCTTTAAAAAATAGTAAATACAATATATTAGTAAAATTAAAGATACTATAATTAAACTAAAAACCTTATATCCCATATTAAATTCTTTCGCCAAAAATACGTCAGATAGAATTAAAGCTAAAATAACATATGCTAAAAATATTGTTCCGATAGTCCATAAGTATGTTTTATTCGCCATTTTTAACCTCTAAAACTCAAAATATATAAACGGCAAGATTTCTCCACTAAAATTCAATGCCAAGAATACTAATATGGCTAAAACCACAATATTCATCCTTCTTAAATTTAGAATAGGATAGCCATTTTTATCTACACTATAAAATTTAAAATAATGCTCGATTGGTAAATATAATATTATTATACATATAGGTGCTACAAAATACATACTGTTTGGATTTATAGTAAATTCGCAAAGCCTCGTTAAAAGCATAAGTGCATCGTTGTATTCGAGCCTAAAAAATACCCAAGCTACCATGACTAGACTAAATGTAATAAACCAGCGAATTATTTTTGGGATCTTTAGATAGAGTTCTCCAAGAATTTTTTCAATTATTAAAAAAATGCCGTGTAGCATTCCCCATACTACAAACCCCCATCCTACACCATGCCAAATTCCAGAAAGTACAAAGACTATCGCTATATTAAAATAGGTTCTAAGCTTACCGTTATTACTACCTCCAAGTGGAATATAAACGTAATCTCTAAACCAAGTTGAAAGGCTAATATGCCATCTATGCCAAAACTCCCTTACGCTTGTAGCTTGATAGGGATAATTAAAATTAGCTTGTAATCTAAACCCAATAAGCAATGCAAATCCTATAGCCATATCGGAATATCCGCTAAAATCAGTATAAATTTGAATTCCAAAACCAAGCAGAGTAGCTAATGCTTCAAAAGCATTCATACTAAGTACACCGTAAGATAAATTCCAATTTACATATCCACCAATATTATCTGCTATCAAAAGCTTTTTGACAAGCCCAAGTGATATTAAAACCAACGCTAAAGCTAAAGTATCACTATTTAGCTTTAGTTCGTTATCAATATTGTTAAAGATGTTTTTTGCTCTTAATATAGGTCCAGCAGCAAGATGTGGCCAAAATGCTATAAACAGTAAAAGATCCACAAATGAACTGCTTGCTTTGACCTTTTTATTGTGTATGTCTATGTAATATCCTATCATGGAAAAAGTATAAAACGACAATCCTAAAGGCAAGATCAATCCCGTTATCTCAAAGTAGTCTATAAAAAAATTAAAATATTTAAAAAATATAAGTGGGGCTAAAGCTACACCTATTACTATAAAAAGGGCCTTTTTATTTTGACTCTTCTCTATCCAAAGTCCACCGTAAATTCCTAAAAAAGTATGGAAAAAAATTAATAAAATCGCAGGCGGATACCAAGAGGCATAAAAAATCAAAGATGATACGGCTATAAATTTAACTCTCATCTTATCTTTTAGTAAAAAGTATAGTCCAAAAAAAACGATTATCATAAAAACAACAACATTATCCGTAAAAAGCATCTTTACCTGCGTTTCTTATAATTCATATCTATATAATATCTTTATTATAATATATCAATATTAAAACAATATTGTTTTAATATTGTTTATTAAAAATTCTAAATCTTATATATTGATTTATACCCATGCCTAGATTGGTAGCTTCCACTTTGACTCTTTCAAATTCATCAATAGTAAAATATACCAAAAAACTCTTTTCTCTTTTTAGATTTTTACTTCTCCTCTCTTTACTTTCTCCGCGAGCAGAGTTTAAAAAACTCTGCTCGCTTATATTAACTTTTTTAAACTCCATTTTTTTATCTCCTTAAATTTTTGTTTGCTATTTTTATAAACTCATCGTAAAATGCTTGAAAGTCGGTTAATGCTTTATCATTTTTTTTGCAAAACTCGTTTAAACTATTTCCGTTTATTACAGCTTTTTTATATACCTGTCTTTCATAGATAACAGATTCAAGCAAGATAACATCTTTTAAATTCTTCTCGCTCTTAGCTTCGTTTATATATTCTTTTAACCCTTTTAATTCTGTAGTTAAAAAAGGATTTGGGGAGACTCTGTTAACAAGAACCAAGGTAAGTAATTCCTTATTTAGCTCTTTGGCTTGGGCACTAAGATCAAGCATTCTATCTAAGACGCTTACGTCATATTGAGATGGTACAGTTGGGATTATTATGACATTGCTTGTTAGCATAGCTTTTCTCATCTCTTTATTATCGCGCCCACCAGTATCTATTACTATTGTATCAAAGCTATTTCTCATTCTTTTTATCTCATAGACAAGACTTACACTTGTTGTTGAAACATTTGAGAAAAGTGATTTTAAACCCAGCTGACTTCTAATATCGCAAAAAACTCCTGTAGATCTTTGCGGATCGGCATCTATTAGTAAAACATTATCACCATCCTCTGCTAAATAAGCGGCTAAATTTACAGCTAGCGTAGTCTTTCCGCTCCCGCCCTTTTCGTTTATAATAGATATAACCATAACAATATCCTTTTAATATCTTTTAGATTTTATAATTATATTATATTAATATTAGAACAATATTATATATTGTCCGTATAATACAGGTTTATTAATTTAGTATTGAAAATACTACTATTATATCGCATATTATACAAAGGTTCGATGCAGAAGGTGTTAGGTAAGATACAAAGCCCTCTTCCTAATATCAGTTTTAATGAAGCGCAGAATATGTTAGTTTTACTCAAGATGTCTAATTTTGAACATTTATCTCCCTGGTAAGCAAATCTCTTAAAATCTGATTTCTAGTAACACCTCTTTGTTTTGCTGATTTTTCTAAAAATTCCATTTCGTTTTCCGATAGATAAATTGTCATCTGCTTAGTTGGTGGGTTTTCTGATTTAGGTCGGCCAAGTTTTTTATATTTTGCAAGTTGTGCCTCAAGTTCCGCTGTTTTGTTTTCTTTTTCATCTGCTGCTTCATAATTTTTAGATACATCGCTGTTTAAAATAAAATTTGACAGATTTTTCATCTCAAGCCTTTTTTAATAAACTCTAAAATTTTATTGTAGTGGTCACAAAAAGATTTATATTGAGATCTGCTTAGGCCATTTTGATTATAAAGCTCTGTAAAGCTCATAGCATTTGATATTGCATTTTCAAAGGCTGCCGAATGTTTAAGTATAAAATACTCTACATTATCGCCAAATCCGGCTTCTTTTAAAGCCTTAACTATTACCTCTAAATCTGCTTGATTTACAAGATCTGTAATCAAAACAATTATTCTTCCTTTGATATGGCCTTTAATTTGATTAAAGGTCTCACAAGCTTTAAAAACAGAATTAATCTTAGGAGTTACCGGCATTATTATAAAGTCGCAACTATCTAGTATCTTTAAAACACCTGCCGCCACAAAACCGCCAAAGTCATATACGCAATTATCTTTTAATTCGCATGGATCTTTAAAGGCCGCTTTTGAGTAAATTTGAGTTACGACTGAATTATCATTAGTTTGAAGATCCAAATTTAGATCTTTGGCAATAGAAAAAGCTAATGGGGTTTTGCCTACTCCACCTTTTGAGTTTATAAGGGCTATTTTCATTCTTTTACCTTTGTCAGTTTTATAACTTGTAAATATTTACAAGTTATAAATATTAAGAAGTTTTAAAATATTATAAGTTATTATATTTAACAAATTGTAAAAATATAAAGCAAGGATTATCTTTTTAAGCTATAATCATAAAAAAGAAAGGAGCTAATATTATGGTAACATCAATAAACATACAGACATCAAATAGCGACACAGTAGCAGCCATAAAAGCTTTATTGGCACTTGATCCAGAAGCGATAATGACCTATGAAAATGAGCCGAGTCTAAGCGAAGCCGACCAAAAAAAGCTTGAGGAAATCATCGCCGCCGATGAACGCGGAGAAATAAAATACATACCATTGGAGGAATTTGACCGTGATATGAGAAGCTTTTTAAAAAGTCTAAGAGCATAAAATGAGAGTAGTATTAACTCCTGAATTCGAAGCTGACTTAAAAAATATTCTTGAATTTTATTCTGAAAAAAGCTTAGAAGTAGCAGACGATTTTTATTACAATTTATATGAAAAATTAGAGAATATCGCCTTTATGCCTTATCGCTTTAGAAAAAATCAAATACTAAACAGAGAGGACACAAGCTTGCCAAAAATCTAAGTTGGCTTTTTAAGAAAACCGCCAAATTTAACTAAATTTACCTCAATTCTTAAACCAAATCGCCAACTTTAAGTTTCCCAACCTTAAACTACCAAATCTCCAAATTCGCAAACTACGTTAAAATCGAACTTTTGCATAATATGCAATGAAAAGTAGAATTTTCAATACAAAATATATCTATATACTAATACACATTATATAATTTAACATTTTATTAAGTGTGTATATATTATTATAATAATATAAAAAACAAAGGTTATTTATGAGTAATAAAATTCATAAGATAATAGACAAGATGCGAAGATCTCCTTCAAGTATCAGTTTTAATGAGGTGCAGGATATATTAGTTTATTTAGGTTACGAACTTAGCAATAACGCAAAAGGTTCTCACATGATCTTTAGAAAACCAGGCTATGATCATGTCAACATTCCATTTGCTAAACCCATAAAGAAACATTATATCAAGAAAGTTTTAGAACTATACGAAGAAGAGTCTATAGATTAAGATTAGCGTCAGAATAAAGATGGTCTAAGACTATCTTTTTATAAGAGTTCATAGAGCTTTTATAAAAGGACAACCTTAGAGGAACCTAGGAGATAATAATGAAACCACAAAGCAAAAACAAAGAATACTACTTAAATTTAAACTATGGCATGATAATCAACAAAGAAGATGGTGAGTTTGTAGCTTACTACAAAGAATATCCTAAAATTACAGGATGTGGGGATAATGAAATAGAAGCTATTGAGGATCTAAAAGAAGCTTTTTCTTGTTTACTTGATGTATTAATAGCAGAAGGAGAAGAAATTAAGGAACCTGCACCGGTTGAAAAGAAAGTAAGAGTTAATGTAATCCTTCCGGAAAAGCTACTAAAATCTATTAGCGAGTTAACAAACAACAGATCAGTCTTTTTAAGTAAGGCTGCGAAGTATGCTATAGACAACAAGATAGCTTTATAATCAAACTCCGCAATAGACGCACTTAATGAATAAAAAACGTACTCACCAAAATGCGGAACTATTGCTAAAATCACTCCTCAAAATGCGGAAAAAACTATAGTCCGTTAGGTTTTTAGTGACTAGTCGACAATTTATTTCTTCAAATTTAACCGGAAAAGATAGCAAATCATAGTCTCTGTAGCGTAAAAATCAGGCTAATCCGGCAACTCACCAAAATGCGGAAAAAAACTATAACTGGCAAGCAAAACATTCGCTAAAAAACCTAATAAAATAAGAAACTACTCCTTAAAAACCTAACGAAGAAAATAAATCAAAATGCTATAATCTATAAAATACAAGGAGCTAGATATGATAAACTTACAGATACAGAGCAATTTAGACCCAAGCATAATAGAAACCTTTAAAGAGCTATTTTTAAAAATTGATCCGAATGCAATTATCACACTCAAGGACAATAAGAGTATTGATAATATTTTAGAAAACTATGAGAAAGATACCGATTATAACAGCATTAAACTCAATATGGATAATGATATAAAATCATACTATGCAGGTGATATGAGCGGATTTGAAAAACTTGGAACCGCTTGGCATAAGTGAAAATAGCACAATTTCAACATTTTAAAAATCTTTTTTATTGATTTGGTTAGGTTTTTAGTGAGTAGGTGGAGTTTTTACTCCTTAAAAACCTAACGAAAACAATAAAACTCCCTGAAAACTTAACCAAGAGACTAAATCCGTTAGGTTTTTGATGAGTAGTTAAACTGCTTACTTCTTGAAAACCTAACGGAGCAAGAAAGCACTCCTAAATAAAATGACTTGATATGTTAATAACATATATAACATATCAAAAGGCAAAATGTGACTTTAGCAGTTTTGCAATTAAAAGGCGGCGTAGGTAAAACTCCACTTAGCTTTAGCATCGCGAAAGATCTCAACCTAAAATGGCAAAGCAACGATGATTCTGTAGTACCACAATTTTATCCAAAAGGCAAGATACTAGATAGATGTGTTTTTGAAGAAGATACAGTGTATGATTTTGGTGGTTTTGCTTCGGCTGGAGTACTTGAAATTTTAAAACAATGTGATTTTATTATAGTTCCAATTACTCCCAATCCAAACTCAATAAAAAGAGCAGCGAACACCTTGTCTCAAATTAAACCTCTTGGTCGTAAAACTATAGGCGTTATAACAAATATCTCTTCTCAAAAAGAGCTAGATGAAACAGTAGGCACAATTAAAACCGTCAATATAGTTTGTACAAAATTCTTTGTTTTAAAAAACTCAAGGATATTTGAAAATGCAATGACAAACGGATTAAGTTTTATTGAGTTATACAATGAAAGCAATCTAGCAAAAAGACAGTATCAATCTTTTATAGATATGTATCAAAAAATAATTAACTACATTAAGGACAATAAATAATGGCTAAATTAGAATTAGACTTATCTAGTAATGAACTGGAGGAACTATCTACTGCAAGCTTCAAAGAACAAGACAAAGCACAAGAGATAAAAAAGCCGGGCGGCAGACCAAAGAGTGCAAATCCGGCTGATAAAAGAACTACTATGTTTTTATCTAGCGATGAAATAGCCTTTTTAGATGAGATGGGTTATTTAACTAGAACAAATAGAACACAATACCTAAGATCTATTATTAGAGAAAAAATGAAAGCTTTTAATAGCTAGAAAAACTAATTAATACCTTTTTCATTTAATTCTCTATATTCATCACAGCCTGGTTGAAGTCCACCATCA of the Campylobacter sp. RM16187 genome contains:
- a CDS encoding type II toxin-antitoxin system HicA family toxin, with translation MSNKIHKIIDKMRRSPSSISFNEVQDILVYLGYELSNNAKGSHMIFRKPGYDHVNIPFAKPIKKHYIKKVLELYEEESID
- a CDS encoding type II toxin-antitoxin system HicB family antitoxin produces the protein MKPQSKNKEYYLNLNYGMIINKEDGEFVAYYKEYPKITGCGDNEIEAIEDLKEAFSCLLDVLIAEGEEIKEPAPVEKKVRVNVILPEKLLKSISELTNNRSVFLSKAAKYAIDNKIAL